The Pseudomonadota bacterium genome has a segment encoding these proteins:
- a CDS encoding Na/Pi cotransporter family protein — MINGLLLFITGLTLFLFGMIKLSSFIQQLFSVRMREYIKIAVKKPVYGVCMGILATILFQSSSATTMLTIGIVSAGLISFHNSLGIILGADIGTTLTAQLVVWNVTSAAPVIIFIGGILLFLGKEKLKQAGEGLIYFGLIFFGLSLTGDATSPLKESKAFFDFFHGVKNPLIGVGIGIIFTGIVHASAIPISILIIMGQQGLITIENAMPIVLGANIGTTVTALMGCLAGNINGKRSAVSHLVFKCSGVIICLFFLPVFIMFLKQLSFSIAQQIALGHFVFNLFIVLIFIFFLKPFSAFIEKIIPGTDGALPLWPEFLDTKRLTSAKDALFCVKQELIREIVLTRRMLKESVSLITKFSTATKRDIMYVEMVVDNLQAEITKYLWNISCGQLTPALSKKLFAFSTIVYEIERIGDRSTNIVELAESKRARKAIFSDAALEELEEIEGLVTENLEDTSSLLEKRDEETIEKIFQRHKEVETCIKRATEQHLERFYQKVCLAEAGPIFVDILLNLERISYHCKTIAEHMAGLEEET, encoded by the coding sequence ATGATCAACGGTCTTTTATTATTTATTACCGGTTTGACACTCTTCCTGTTCGGTATGATAAAGCTGAGTTCATTCATACAGCAGCTTTTCAGCGTCCGGATGAGAGAATATATAAAAATAGCCGTTAAAAAACCCGTATACGGCGTATGCATGGGTATATTGGCAACAATTTTATTTCAAAGTAGTTCGGCCACCACCATGCTTACCATAGGGATAGTAAGCGCAGGATTGATCAGTTTCCACAATTCGCTCGGCATAATCCTCGGCGCCGACATCGGGACCACCCTTACAGCGCAGCTTGTTGTGTGGAATGTAACCTCTGCAGCCCCTGTCATAATTTTTATCGGCGGCATACTTCTATTTTTGGGAAAAGAAAAGCTGAAGCAGGCAGGCGAAGGGCTCATATATTTCGGCTTGATTTTTTTCGGCTTGAGCTTGACCGGTGATGCAACATCGCCCCTTAAAGAAAGCAAGGCCTTTTTTGATTTTTTCCACGGAGTTAAAAACCCGCTGATCGGTGTTGGAATCGGCATTATTTTTACCGGCATTGTTCACGCTTCGGCAATCCCGATAAGCATCCTGATTATTATGGGTCAGCAGGGACTCATAACTATTGAAAATGCCATGCCTATTGTGCTTGGAGCGAATATCGGCACAACCGTGACAGCCCTCATGGGCTGCCTTGCCGGGAATATCAACGGCAAACGTAGTGCTGTCTCCCATCTTGTCTTCAAATGCTCCGGCGTTATCATCTGCCTTTTCTTCCTGCCTGTTTTTATTATGTTTTTAAAGCAACTTTCTTTCAGCATTGCTCAACAGATTGCCCTCGGCCATTTTGTCTTTAATCTTTTCATAGTCCTGATTTTTATCTTTTTTCTTAAGCCATTCTCTGCCTTTATCGAAAAGATCATTCCTGGAACTGATGGGGCATTGCCACTCTGGCCGGAATTCCTTGACACAAAACGCCTTACCAGCGCTAAGGATGCACTCTTCTGTGTGAAACAGGAACTGATAAGGGAAATAGTCCTGACGAGAAGAATGTTAAAAGAAAGCGTAAGCCTCATAACAAAATTCAGTACAGCGACAAAGAGGGACATCATGTATGTTGAAATGGTCGTTGACAATCTACAGGCCGAAATAACAAAGTACTTGTGGAATATTTCATGTGGGCAGCTTACACCTGCGTTATCGAAAAAACTTTTTGCCTTTTCAACGATTGTATATGAGATCGAGAGGATAGGCGACCGCTCAACAAACATTGTTGAGCTTGCCGAATCAAAGCGCGCACGTAAGGCAATATTTTCCGATGCGGCGCTGGAAGAACTCGAAGAGATTGAAGGGCTGGTTACGGAGAATCTTGAGGATACGTCTTCTCTACTTGAAAAAAGGGACGAAGAAACCATAGAAAAAATCTTTCAACGACACAAAGAGGTTGAAACCTGCATCAAAAGAGCAACAGAACAACACCTTGAAAGGTTCTATCAGAAGGTGTGCCTCGCCGAGGCAGGACCTATTTTTGTCGATATATTGTTAAACCTTGAAAGGATATCCTATCATTGTAAAACCATAGCAGAACATATGGCAGGGCTGGAGGAGGAAACATAA